Proteins encoded together in one Balaenoptera ricei isolate mBalRic1 chromosome 2, mBalRic1.hap2, whole genome shotgun sequence window:
- the MTHFD1 gene encoding C-1-tetrahydrofolate synthase, cytoplasmic isoform X1, whose amino-acid sequence MAPAEILNGKVISAQIRERLKNQVIQMKEQAPGFTPGLAILQVGNRDDSNLYINVKLKAAEEIGIKATHIKLPRTATESEVLKCITSLNEDFTVHGFIVQLPLDSENPINTEALINAIAPEKDVDGLTSISAGKLARGDLNDCFIPCTPKGCLELIKETGVQIAGRHAVVVGRSKIVGAPMHDLLLWNHATVTTCHSKTAHLGEEVSKGDILVVAIGQPEMVKGEWIKPGAIVIDCGINYVPDDTKPSGRKIVGDVAYKEAKERASFITPVPGGVGPMTVAMLMQSTVDSAKRFLEKFKPGKWIIQYNKLNLKTPVPSDIDISRSCKPKPIGNLAREIGLSSEEVELYGETKAKVLLSVLERLKHQPDGKYVVVTGITPTPLGEGKSTTTIGLVQGLSAHLHQNVFACVRQPSQGPTFGIKGGAAGGGYSQVIPMEEFNLHLTGDIHAITAANNLVAAAIDARMFHEQTQTDKALFNRLVPSVNGVRKFSDIQIRRLRRLGIEKTDPTTLTDEEINRFARLDIDPETITWQRVLDTNDRFLRKITIGQAPTEKGHTRTAQFDISVASEIMAVLALTSSLKDMRERLSKMVVASSKKGEPISAEDLGVSGALTVLMKDAIKPNLMQTLEGTPVFVHAGPFANIAHGNSSIIADRIALKLVGPEGFVVTEAGFGADIGMEKFFNIKCRYSGLRPHVVVLVATVRALKMHGGGPTVTAGLPLPKAYIEENLELVEKGFSNLKKQIENARMFGVPVVVAVNAFKTDTEAELDLITRLAKEHGAFDAVKCTHWAEGGKGALVLAQAVQRAAQAPSSFQLLYDLKLPVEDKIRIIAQKIYGADDIELLPEAQHKAEVYTKQGFGTLPICMAKTHLSLSHNPEQKGVPTGFVLPIRDIRASVGAGFLYPLVGTMSTMPGLPTRPCFYDIDLDPETEQVHGLF is encoded by the exons GTCGGCAACAGAGATGATTCTAATCTTTATATAAACGTGAAGCTGAAGGCTGCTGAAGAG ATCGGGATCAAAGCCACACACATTAAGTTACCACGAACGGCCACAGAATCTGAG GTGTTAAAGTGCATTACATCTTTGAATGAAGACTTCACTGTGCATGGTTTCATAGTGCAGCTACCTTTAGATTCAGAGAATCCCATTAACACTGAAGCATTGATCAATGCTATTGCACCCGAGAAGGATGTGGACGG ATTGACTAGCATCAGTGCTGGAAAACTTGCTAGAGGTGACCTAAATGACTGTTTCATCCCTTGTACACCCAAAGGATGCTTGGAACTCATCAAGGAGACAG GGGTGCAGATCGCCGGCAGGCATGCTGTGGTGGTCGGGCGCAGCAAGATAGTTGGTGCCCCGATGCACGACCTGCTCCTGTGGAACCACGCCACAGTGACCACCTGCCACTCCAAGACTGCCCACCTAGGCGAGGAG GTAAGTAAAGGTGACATCCTGGTAGTTGCAATTGGTCAGCCTGAAATGGTGAAAGGGGAATGGATCAAACCTGGGGCAATAGTCATCGACTGTGGAATCAATTATGTCCCAG ATGATACAAAACCAAGTGGGAGGAAAATTGTGGGTGATGTGGCATACAAGGAGGCCAAGGAGAGGGCAAGCTTCATTACTCCTGTTCCTGGTGGTGTCGGGCCAATGACGGTGGCGATGCTAATGCAG AGCACGGTAGACAGTGCAAAGCGTTTCCTGGAGAAATTTAAGCCAGGGAAGTGGATCATTCAGTATAACAAACTTAACCTGAAGACACCCGTGCCAAG TGACATTGATATATCACGGTCTTGCAAGCCAAAGCCCATTGGTAACCTGGCTCGAGAAATTGGTCTGAGCTCTGAAGAGGTAGAATTGTATGGTGAAACCAAGGCCAAAGTCCTGCTGTCAGTACTGGAACGCCTGAAGCACCAGCCCGACGGGAAATACGTGGTGGTGACCGG AATAACTCCAACACCCCTGGGAGAGGGGAAAAGCACAACCACGATTGGGCTGGTGCAGGGCCTCAGCGCCCACCTCCATCAGAACGTCTTCGCGTGTGTGCGACAGCCTTCTCAGGGCCCCACCTTCGGAATAAAAG GTGGTGCTGCAGGCGGCGGCTACTCACAGGTCATTCCTATGGAAGAG TTTAATCTCCACCTCACTGGTGACATCCATGCCATCACTGCGGCTAATAACCTTGTGGCTGCGGCCATCGATGCCCGGATGTTCCACGAACAGACCCAGACAGACAAG GCCCTCTTTAATCGTTTGGTACCATCAGTAAATGGAGTGAGAAAGTTCTCTGATATCCAGATCCGGAGGTTACGG AGACTAGGCATTGAAAAGACTGACCCTACCACACTGACAGATGAAGAGATAAACAGATTTGCAAGATTGGACATTGATCCAGAAACTATAACTTGGCAAAGAG TGCTGGATACCAATGACAGATTCCTGAGGAAGATCACAATTGGACAGGCTCCGACGGAGAAGGGGCACACACGGACG GCCCAGTTTGATATCTCCGTGGCCAGTGAAATCATGGCTGTCCTGGCTCTCACCAGTTCTCTAAAAGACATGAGAGAGAGACTGAGCAAAATGGTGGTGGCATCCAGCAAGAAAGGGGAGCCCATTAGTGCCGAAGATCTG GGAGTGAGCGGGGCATTGACAGTACTCATGAAGGACGCCATCAAGCCCAATCTCATGCAGACATTAGAG GGCACTCCAGTATTTGTTCATGCTGGGCCATTTGCCAACATCGCACACGGGAATTCCTCCATCATTGCAGACCGGATTGCACTCAAGCTTGTTGGTCCCGAAGGGTTTGTAG tgaCTGAAGCAGGATTCGGAGCAGACATTGGAATGGAAAAGTTCTTTAACATCAAATGCCGGTATTCTGGTCTCCGCCCGCATGTGGTGGTGCTTGTTGCCACTGTCAGGGCTCTGAAAATGCACGGAGGCGGCCCCACG GTTACTGCTGGACTTCCTCTACCCAAGGCTTACATAGAGGAG AACCTGGAGCTGGTTGAAAAAGGCTTCAGTAACTTGAAGAAACAAATTGAAAATGCCAGGATGTTTGGAGTTCCAGTGGTAGTGGCCGTGAATGCCTTCAA GACAGATACGGAGGCTGAGCTGGACCTCATCACCCGCCTCGCCAAAGAACATGGGGCTTTTGATGCTGTGAAGTGCACTCACTGGGCAGAAGGGGGCAAGGGCGCCCTGGTGCTAGCTCAGGCCGTCCAGAGGGCAGCTCAGGCACCCAGCAGCTTCCAGCTCCTCTATGACCTCAAG CTCCCAGTTGAGGATAAAATCAGGATCATTGCACAGAAGATCTATGGGGCGGATGACATTGAATTGCTCCCCGAAGCACAGCACAAAGCTGAAGTCTACACAAAGCAG GGCTTTGGGACTCTGCCCATCTGCATGGCCAAGACACACTTGTCCTTGTCTCACAACCCAGAGCAAAAAGGCGTGCCCACTGGCTTTGTCCTCCCCATTCGCGACATCCGCGCGAGCGTTGGGGCTGGCTTTCTGTACCCCCTGGTGGGAACG ATGAGCACCATGCCTGGACTCCCTACCCGGCCCTGTTTCTATGATATTGATTTGGACCCTGAAACTGAGCAGGTGCATGGGCTGTTCTAA
- the MTHFD1 gene encoding C-1-tetrahydrofolate synthase, cytoplasmic isoform X2: MLGTHQGDRGADRRQACCGGRAQQDSWCPDARPAPVEPRHSDHLPLQDCPPRRGDDTKPSGRKIVGDVAYKEAKERASFITPVPGGVGPMTVAMLMQSTVDSAKRFLEKFKPGKWIIQYNKLNLKTPVPSDIDISRSCKPKPIGNLAREIGLSSEEVELYGETKAKVLLSVLERLKHQPDGKYVVVTGITPTPLGEGKSTTTIGLVQGLSAHLHQNVFACVRQPSQGPTFGIKGGAAGGGYSQVIPMEEFNLHLTGDIHAITAANNLVAAAIDARMFHEQTQTDKALFNRLVPSVNGVRKFSDIQIRRLRRLGIEKTDPTTLTDEEINRFARLDIDPETITWQRVLDTNDRFLRKITIGQAPTEKGHTRTAQFDISVASEIMAVLALTSSLKDMRERLSKMVVASSKKGEPISAEDLGVSGALTVLMKDAIKPNLMQTLEGTPVFVHAGPFANIAHGNSSIIADRIALKLVGPEGFVVTEAGFGADIGMEKFFNIKCRYSGLRPHVVVLVATVRALKMHGGGPTVTAGLPLPKAYIEENLELVEKGFSNLKKQIENARMFGVPVVVAVNAFKTDTEAELDLITRLAKEHGAFDAVKCTHWAEGGKGALVLAQAVQRAAQAPSSFQLLYDLKLPVEDKIRIIAQKIYGADDIELLPEAQHKAEVYTKQGFGTLPICMAKTHLSLSHNPEQKGVPTGFVLPIRDIRASVGAGFLYPLVGTMSTMPGLPTRPCFYDIDLDPETEQVHGLF; encoded by the exons ATGCTTGGAACTCATCAAGGAGACAG GGGTGCAGATCGCCGGCAGGCATGCTGTGGTGGTCGGGCGCAGCAAGATAGTTGGTGCCCCGATGCACGACCTGCTCCTGTGGAACCACGCCACAGTGACCACCTGCCACTCCAAGACTGCCCACCTAGGCGAGGAG ATGATACAAAACCAAGTGGGAGGAAAATTGTGGGTGATGTGGCATACAAGGAGGCCAAGGAGAGGGCAAGCTTCATTACTCCTGTTCCTGGTGGTGTCGGGCCAATGACGGTGGCGATGCTAATGCAG AGCACGGTAGACAGTGCAAAGCGTTTCCTGGAGAAATTTAAGCCAGGGAAGTGGATCATTCAGTATAACAAACTTAACCTGAAGACACCCGTGCCAAG TGACATTGATATATCACGGTCTTGCAAGCCAAAGCCCATTGGTAACCTGGCTCGAGAAATTGGTCTGAGCTCTGAAGAGGTAGAATTGTATGGTGAAACCAAGGCCAAAGTCCTGCTGTCAGTACTGGAACGCCTGAAGCACCAGCCCGACGGGAAATACGTGGTGGTGACCGG AATAACTCCAACACCCCTGGGAGAGGGGAAAAGCACAACCACGATTGGGCTGGTGCAGGGCCTCAGCGCCCACCTCCATCAGAACGTCTTCGCGTGTGTGCGACAGCCTTCTCAGGGCCCCACCTTCGGAATAAAAG GTGGTGCTGCAGGCGGCGGCTACTCACAGGTCATTCCTATGGAAGAG TTTAATCTCCACCTCACTGGTGACATCCATGCCATCACTGCGGCTAATAACCTTGTGGCTGCGGCCATCGATGCCCGGATGTTCCACGAACAGACCCAGACAGACAAG GCCCTCTTTAATCGTTTGGTACCATCAGTAAATGGAGTGAGAAAGTTCTCTGATATCCAGATCCGGAGGTTACGG AGACTAGGCATTGAAAAGACTGACCCTACCACACTGACAGATGAAGAGATAAACAGATTTGCAAGATTGGACATTGATCCAGAAACTATAACTTGGCAAAGAG TGCTGGATACCAATGACAGATTCCTGAGGAAGATCACAATTGGACAGGCTCCGACGGAGAAGGGGCACACACGGACG GCCCAGTTTGATATCTCCGTGGCCAGTGAAATCATGGCTGTCCTGGCTCTCACCAGTTCTCTAAAAGACATGAGAGAGAGACTGAGCAAAATGGTGGTGGCATCCAGCAAGAAAGGGGAGCCCATTAGTGCCGAAGATCTG GGAGTGAGCGGGGCATTGACAGTACTCATGAAGGACGCCATCAAGCCCAATCTCATGCAGACATTAGAG GGCACTCCAGTATTTGTTCATGCTGGGCCATTTGCCAACATCGCACACGGGAATTCCTCCATCATTGCAGACCGGATTGCACTCAAGCTTGTTGGTCCCGAAGGGTTTGTAG tgaCTGAAGCAGGATTCGGAGCAGACATTGGAATGGAAAAGTTCTTTAACATCAAATGCCGGTATTCTGGTCTCCGCCCGCATGTGGTGGTGCTTGTTGCCACTGTCAGGGCTCTGAAAATGCACGGAGGCGGCCCCACG GTTACTGCTGGACTTCCTCTACCCAAGGCTTACATAGAGGAG AACCTGGAGCTGGTTGAAAAAGGCTTCAGTAACTTGAAGAAACAAATTGAAAATGCCAGGATGTTTGGAGTTCCAGTGGTAGTGGCCGTGAATGCCTTCAA GACAGATACGGAGGCTGAGCTGGACCTCATCACCCGCCTCGCCAAAGAACATGGGGCTTTTGATGCTGTGAAGTGCACTCACTGGGCAGAAGGGGGCAAGGGCGCCCTGGTGCTAGCTCAGGCCGTCCAGAGGGCAGCTCAGGCACCCAGCAGCTTCCAGCTCCTCTATGACCTCAAG CTCCCAGTTGAGGATAAAATCAGGATCATTGCACAGAAGATCTATGGGGCGGATGACATTGAATTGCTCCCCGAAGCACAGCACAAAGCTGAAGTCTACACAAAGCAG GGCTTTGGGACTCTGCCCATCTGCATGGCCAAGACACACTTGTCCTTGTCTCACAACCCAGAGCAAAAAGGCGTGCCCACTGGCTTTGTCCTCCCCATTCGCGACATCCGCGCGAGCGTTGGGGCTGGCTTTCTGTACCCCCTGGTGGGAACG ATGAGCACCATGCCTGGACTCCCTACCCGGCCCTGTTTCTATGATATTGATTTGGACCCTGAAACTGAGCAGGTGCATGGGCTGTTCTAA